The following nucleotide sequence is from Pochonia chlamydosporia 170 chromosome 4, whole genome shotgun sequence.
caccatcaatacGTCACCCTCACCTTTCACCCTCCACAAGCCGACGTTACCCAGCGGAATTAGGAAACATTTACCACCCAAAACGTATTTGCATGCGGAGGTGGCGCCCATTAGGCGCAAGGTTATTAATCTTGGGCATCCTTATCGGCTATCAATAACACACAAATATATGGCACACATGTGCGCTGGCATCTGTCCAGAAAGTGAGGCTGTTGGTGGCGCTTACAGATCGTCGGCAAACGTGGCATTTGGCGTCGCCTCACTTCCCTCTCGCCGATTAAGTTTCTGCCAATTAATGCAGGAGGCATGCAGTGGAATAAACTGAATTGATAATCTTATCGTACGAGACATCATGTGAATGTCTCAGATGAACAAGCGTAGCCATGGTCATGACATTGCCTCATTATCAATTTCATCATCATATATCACAAAGCCAGCTTACGCACGCACACGCTCCCACTCCTCTTCGGTCATAGAAAacaacaactcatcataCCAAGCCCTATCAAACCAAACTACCTGCCTCCGCCGTCCTTCCTCCACGAACCCAATGTCCCGATACAGCTTCGCAGCCCTGGTATTGAACGAAGCCGTCGATATACTAACCGAGTGCAAGTTGCCGTGTCTGAACGCCCAATCTAGACCCCAGGTGAGCGCCTCTCTGCCGTATCCCTTGCCCTGGTATTGAGACGAGATGGCGATGCCGATGGATGCGTTGCGGTTGTGGGCGACGGAGTTGGGGATTCCGCCTTCGCCGAGGACCATTTCCCCGATTATCGTGGGTTTTGTAGTCTCTTGCGTTTGAGAATCGTCCGGGGTTTTGGACGGCAAGAGGCAAATAGCAACACCTAAGAGGGCGTTTGCGTATTGGTCCATGAGGTAGTCTACTTCATTGTCGCCCGTGGGCCGTAAGAGCATGGTGCTTGTCAGGGCGTGGACTTGGGGATCTTGAAAGAGGGTTGTCAGGAACACTTTGAACTGCTCGTCTTGCCTGTTGATGCGTATGTATTGCAGGCGGGGAGACTGATACGCCGTTTTGATGGAGTCGGTAATCATCGTGACCCTTGGGATAGAGTGAGCGTGTTGTAGAACGAGTTGTTGCGGATAGATGTGCCTTGAATTCTGTTGGACGAAACAGAGAATTCGGATCAAATTGAAACATACAACTAAAGTGGCAAACCTGCTTGTATCGCCCAAGGGCCGTTCTTTGTGGCAGTACGCTTTGTGAGCAGATGCCCATCAAACAGACTCTAGTCCCCGCCcgtgggagaagaaaaggaagcaTGATTTGTTCACCACTCTCCCCGCCATCACGCACAATGTGTAAAAACAACTTGACCCATGGATCCTAAAATGCATTACTAGCCCATCACAAATTACCTAATgaggatgtcaaggttgTAGAATCCACAATAGGCAAGACCTTCTGGTTGCCAACCTATTGTCCAGTCTTTACTGCAACCTCAAAGGAACACGCTGCCCTTTACATCATGAACACATCTCAAGCTGGCAGGACAA
It contains:
- a CDS encoding GNAT family acetyltransferase (similar to Beauveria bassiana ARSEF 2860 XP_008599046.1), producing MITDSIKTAYQSPRLQYIRINRQDEQFKVFLTTLFQDPQVHALTSTMLLRPTGDNEVDYLMDQYANALLGVAICLLPSKTPDDSQTQETTKPTIIGEMVLGEGGIPNSVAHNRNASIGIAISSQYQGKGYGREALTWGLDWAFRHGNLHSVSISTASFNTRAAKLYRDIGFVEEGRRRQVVWFDRAWYDELLFSMTEEEWERVRA